A section of the Halichoerus grypus chromosome 11, mHalGry1.hap1.1, whole genome shotgun sequence genome encodes:
- the TMEM218 gene encoding transmembrane protein 218: protein MAGTVLGVGAGVFVLALLWVSVLLLCALLSRASGLARFSVVFVFLGALIITSVLLLFPRASEVPAPEVEMKIVDSFFIGRYVLLAFLTAVFLGSLFLVLIHHILEPIYAKPLRSY, encoded by the exons ATGGCTGGCACCGTGCTCGGGGTGGGGGCCGGCGTGTTCGTCTTAGCCCTGCTCTGGGTGTCGGTGCTGCTGCTGTGTGCGCTGCTCTCCAGAGCCTCCGGGCTAGCCAG GTTCTCTGTCGTTTTTGTGTTCCTCGGTGCTCTGATCATCACATCAGTTCTGCTGCTCTTCCCTCGAGCCAGTGAAGTCCCAGCCCCAGAGGTTGAAATGAAG ATTGTGGATTCCTTTTTCATTGGCCGCTATGTCCTGCTGGCTTTCCTCACTGCTGTCTTCCTTGGAAGCCTCTTTTTGGTTCTCATTCATCATATCCTAGAGCCAATCTATGCCAAACCACTGCGGTCCTACTGA